From Canis lupus baileyi chromosome 16, mCanLup2.hap1, whole genome shotgun sequence:
CTTTGGAGGGCTTGTGCGAGATGAAGCGACGGTTCAGGTGACTCTCCTCCTGCCAGGCTGCCATGATGCCATTGGCCTTGTCTGCCAGGATGGCCATGTGGCAGCCTGTGGTAAACTCGTACACCTTGGCCACCCGCCCCCCAAAGACCGCCCCACCATAATAGAAGTCCCCCTCGTTCTCTGCCACAAAGGCTGTGGAAATATGCCTGCGCTCGTAGGGGAACTGCTGGCGGGGTACAGCATAGTAGCCTGGGTGAATTGCAGCCACTAGGTCCCCCAAGGTCTCGGGGCCCCATGGGTTCCGGAACACCATGTCCACGTCGACACAGAAGAGGTAATCCACCTCGCGGTGTGCCCTCTGGGCAATATGCCGGCTGATGGTCTCCATCCGGCGCGTGGAAATCTCCTCCCAGCGGGAGTGCCTCTGGATGGGGATGATGCTGAGGAGGCGGCCGGGGCCCAGCGGGACCCGAGGAATGGCTGCAGGGTCATTAGTGAAGATATAGTAGTACACCTGGTAACCCTGCATGAAGAACTGCTCAGCCGACTCCAGGAAGTGCTGGACGAAGCGGGTATACCTGGGGTATGAGGAATGAGGAGCTTATCATCTGCTTTAGCCCCACGGGTCACTGCCCAGGGTCCCCACTGTGTGTGGGCACGGGGCCTGGGATCGACAGACTGGGGTCCACCTTCCTAGCTTCTCACCTTGAAATGCAACTCAGGTCTGAAACCCCGGGGTTCTCTGGTCTCACATCCTCACAGTCACAGTACCACCTCTTAGGACCATCACAGGAAGGATACTTAATGGATTCTTAAATTCACAAACTGAGCTAACTTTTAGTGAGCACTTGCTAGGTGCCAGGTGGTAAGGGATTCTTAGCTCCTTCGGGACTCAAACTCGGTAACGGCAGGCACCATAcataatccccattttaaagtttatttatttatttattttttagtaatctctatactcgccatagggcttgaactcacaaccccaagatcaagagtcacccaatccactgactgagccagccaggcaccccccataATCCCCATcttaaaggcagagacacaggctcagagagaggaaggTGAGCACGTGATGGGTAAGTGGATACATCAAAGCAAGGTGAGTggtgctgggggcctggggctgcaggtCCCAGGTGGAGGAGAGTATAGGCCACCCCTGCCCACGTGAAAGGTGAGGGGACCAGGGGCATCACCTGAAGCAGGTGGGCCTTCTGCCGCCTGGCCAGCACCCAAGGTACTGAGGCCCCATCATAGTTTCTCCCTCAGGAGTCCCAGAAAGAGACCCGAGGGCGGCTGCGAGGTGGTGGCTTCTAAAGACAaggccaggtggggtgggggagaggagaggaagatgggaggcatccagagagaaggcaggtccagagtggggggtagggggagagggccCTGAGGGCGGGGCTTGACCTGCCTGTGGCCTGACCATGGGCCCCCAGTTATGTGACATGGTCTTGAGCATTTCCAGCCCTTCATACCTGCCTGGATTGTTCATGGGAAGCAGAGAGGGGCTAGGCGGCCAAGGGGGTGTTGTCCCAAAGGTTCCTGCTGCTCCCTCACCTGGGccacctccctccttccatgCCAGGGCCAGaccccctcctccaggcagccctcctgTCATTACTCTCTACTCCCTACCTTCCCACATGCACAGCCTCCGGTTCAGGGCAGGGTCCTGGGTCCAggtcctctctcttcccccactgTAAGCTCCTAGGGCTCTATGACAAGCACCCACCCAGCCCACTACTCACTTCCCCACGGCAAACACTGTGAGCCCGATGGTCAGGTTCAGCGGCTGGTAGATGTGCTGCAGAAGCTCAGGGTTGAAGGTTCCCTCGGAGACAATGGGCGCCAACCAGGGTGTGAGCGTCAGCAGCTCAGTAGGCCTGGCAGCAGGGGAGGCCATGGGGACTGAGGACCTTCCCTTGGGAAAGCCTCAGCCTCATCCTGGCCCTGCCTCCcatgctgtgtgaccctgggcagctTCATCCCTGTCTCTGGGCCTCCATATCCTCATGTGGGAAGTGGGGATGATCATAGCTCCTTCCCGGCTTGGTTGAGAGGAGGAAGAGTCAATGCACATCAAGTGTCTAAGTGAGCCTGGCACTCCATGCCTGCTAAGTGCCTAACAGGTGAGGGGTGGCCCTATTAGCTGGGAAAGTGgagtgagcacctactatgtaggtgtaccttttttttttttttaagtaggctccatgcccagtgtggaacccaatgtggcacttgaactcacaaccctgagatcaagagtcggacactcaaatGAACTGGGTGCCCCGAGCTGTGCCTTTTGCAAACCCCATCTCATCTAGTCCTCCATTCAACCTGCTATGGGGTGGGTATGATTATCCACTTGTACAGAAAAATCTCAGAGCAGTTGGGTAACCTGCTCAAGGTCACGTAGCTAGTGACTGACTACCTGGACCCCAAGGCCACCTgacacccccaccaccccagctTCTAAATTAGAGCTCTGCCTCCGTCTTCATGTCCCCACACCCTTCCTCCTGCCAGATCTCTCCATTCTGCACCTAGGCCCTACCCAACACCTACCTCTGCTCTAGGAGCTTGGGCTGAGGGTGCGGTGACCTGCAACATGAAGGGCCAGTGGTGAGGGGGGGCAGCCCCCAGGGTCACAAAGGGGGAAATGGTGGTCTGCTTACCGTGTCACAGGCTGGAATGGCTTCTCCCCCTTATACTGCAGTTTCATGTTGCTGGTGGCagaggcgagagagagagagagctgttaGTGCCAGGGCTGGGGACTGAGATGCTCAGAGCAGGAAGGACAGAGTGGAGGGTATGCAAACACCCCCATGGGGCAGGAACCCATCCAGGTTCCAGGCCCACTCCCTGAAAGCTTCCCCACGCTTTGCCCGCTCCACAAGGGTTGTACTCCCCCAGAAGCAGTCTCTCCGGGTCACTGAGGGGCAGGGCAATGAGCTGGACCTTGTGCCGTCCGTCCCCAAGACTGACGTTTTCTCAGACACGTCACTCTGTAGGGGCCTGGCAGTGGGTAGAAGTTTTGAGAGGCTGCAAAGACCTGGTAAGCCCTGTTCTGCCTGCCACCTTCCTGCTTGGGGACCTTGGGTGAGTCCCCTGAGCCCACGGTGATGGTCACTTGTAGCACTGAGCACACAAACACCCATCAAGGCGTAGCTTCGATGGTATTTTGTGGGTGTGATTACCATCTACCCCAGCTGCCCTTAGGTAAAGATAATCCTGCATGGCCTGGGTGGGCCCTCTGGAATCAGGTGGGAAGGCCTGAAGAACAGAGCTAAGGTTTCCGTGGAGAAACTGTGTCAGCACCTGCCTGAGCTCCAGCCTGCCCTTGCTGgtgcctgcccccctcctccattCTGGGTCTGCAGTGGAAACCCTGACTGAGCCCCCACCCTTCCTCATCTGCATAAAATGGGTAAACTTCTTTCACCCTCAGAGCTGCCCTGAGAGTCAAGGTATGTGcctgtgcccagcacagagcaaaCACTTCTCCAGTCCAGGCATCTTGTTCCCTTCTTGgcaggcagcccctgtggccaGCCTCCACTAGCGTCAACCTGGGTGGAGCTGTGAGAAGGAGGGTCCTCAGGAAGCAGGTTGCACAGAGCCTCTGGCTCGGTCACAAACTGGTTGGAAGGACCTGGGGCCAGACCTGTGACTCCCTCCAATAAAGTCCTTCCCCAGAGGGtggaagtgaggcccagagaaggcaaAGGCCTTCCCGCTCGAGGCTACCCACGCAGTTGGAGCAGCTGCAGAAGAGGCCTGGGGCTGGCTGTGAGGCCAGACCACCTGAGGACATGGCACCTGCCATTCACTGAGGGACTTTCAGTATGGCATCTTTGATGTTACCTTTGGCCTTCTTAAGTTTTCCTACCAATTTTTagtccctgtttctctctctctctcttttggtggcaaaatgtacaaaacaaagatttacaattttaaccatttttaaagaaagatttatttattcattttagagggagagaaagagagaacatgtgcacatgagtagggggagagggacagagagagaaaaatctcaagcagactccctgctgaacatggggcctgatgcagggctcgatctcacgaccctgagatcatgaactgagctgaagccAGGCGCCAGACGATCAACCGACacagctacccaggtgcctgcattttaaccacttttaagtgcacagttcagaGGCATGAagcacattcacactgtcatgcaaccatccccaccatccctctccagaactttctcatcttcccaaactgaaccTCTGTCCCCATGAAACACTGACTCCCCTCAGCCCGAGTAACCATTATTCTACTTCGGTTTCTATGAATTTAATTATTCTAGTGATTTCATATAAGCGGAATCCTGTAACACTTGTTTGTCCTGTGATTAAACTCTTGAATCaacaatttttatctatttaaggttcaaaaaatttatttatctgacagagggagagagaacaagcagtgggagcaacagagggagagggagaagcaggctccccactgagctgggagcccgatgtggggcttgatcccaggaccccatgatcatgacctgagccgaaggcaggtgcttcactgactgagccacccaggcagccgttgaatcaacaatttttaaaaatgagtccaTCAAATTGGCCATCTGCCCTAGTTTCCACACAAACAAGCATGTCAGGTTCCCGCTCAGGAAGTGAGGGCACTCTGCAAAGGCAGCAGGTGAGGAGGAAGAGCCCTACCACAGCCCTGGCAATTGGCCTCCGCTTCCCCCCAAGCCCAGCCACACTCTAGCCTCATTAAACAGCTTGTCAATCATAAGAATACTGAAGCCACAGATGAGCTGGAGccaaaaacaaacagcaaacagacaaccccccaaaaaaaatacccaaaacaAACCCGACTTCACACTCATAGGTAGGGAAACTAAAAGTAAAGAAATCTAGATGAAAAGATGGGAAGATGCAATGAccatttaacacacacacaaattcttcAATCTATTAGAAAAAGAGCTGAGTAGAACCAGAAGATAGAcaagctggagaaagaaaaaaaaagtagcaaatacttttggccaaaggtggtgctaaacaaCCCAAAACAGGCCTGGGAGAGAAGGCCGTGGAGCAGGTGCATCAGGGAAGAGGAAATTTAGTTCTTGGGAAGGATGTGGGAGAAATGAGGGCCTCAGTaggaattaaagaaatgaaatcaaaccCCAAGGGATAGCATTTCCCCATCTCTCCAATCAGCAAGGtggtttggtttttgcttttccCAACACCCAGTGCTGCTTCGAGGACTGGCCTGGGAGTGGCATCTGTGTGAACAAGAGAGTGTGAGCATGTGGAAAGCAATCTATCAAGATGGATCAAGAATCTCTCCATATCATCTGGCCCAGGGTGGGAACTATTAAATGAAAGgatttttaatatggaaaaagCTTTATATCTAAAGCTGCTCATTACAAACTCATTTagaaaactgggggaaaaaaaaaagaaagaaagaaaactggggaaattggagggggcgcctgggtggttcagttggttaagcatctgccttcacagcatagtcatgatcttggggtcctgggatggagtctcatgtcaggctccctgctcagcggggagtctgcttctccctttcagcccctctcccttgctcatgctctctctctcaaataaataagtaaaacttaaaaaaaaaaaaatcctggggaaTTGGAAACAACCGAAATGCTCCCTGGTCATTGGTGGGAAAAAGGTAGGCATTCAAGAATTATGACACAGCTCCTGGGGTGATCACAAAAGAGTATGAACACACGCTGATGAATATAGCCAGTTTTGGGAACACAGgctaaaaatctcaaaaacatatgATCGTAACTATTTTCAATAGCAAGCAGCCTTTTTGGTTTTAGAACCAAGTAAGATGCACAGTCTGTTCAAAGTACAGCAACCAGGGAGTCGACCATGAACTTTGGAAGCAAAGTATAACTCAGACTGGCTGGACACAagatgtgtttgtttcttttgtcttttctgcttTCCAGCTTCCAAATTGActatactctgtgtgtgtgttttttaagattttatttatttattcatgagagatacacacacacacacacacagagagagagagagacagagagagagagagaggctgagacaggctgagggagaagcaggctcccagcaagtagcttgatgtgggactcgaccctggatcctgggatcacaccctgcgccaaaggcagatgctcaatgcctgagccacccaggcatcccatatacTCTGTGTTTTTAACAGTGAAACATGCCTTGTGGTTAATTAGCAGTCCAtgatctagattttattttatttttaaaagattttatttattcatgagagacacacagagagaggcagagacacaggcagagggggaagcaggctccctgcaggtagcctgatgtggaactccatcccagaaccctccgggatcacgacctgaactaaaggcagatactcaactgctaagccacccaggagtcgcTATGATCCAGATTTTAAACTTGACTTTAGCTACCATGAAGATACCCCCTTGAGACTGACCCAGCCCACTTTTTCATTCTTAACTATCAAAAAGTCaggtttggggcagccccggtggcacagcggtttagcgctgcctgcagcccggggtgtgatcctggagacccgggatcgagtcccacatcaggcttcctgcatggagcctgtttctccctctgcctgtgtctctgcctctctctctcgctctctctgaatgaataaataaataaatcttaaaaaaaaaaaaagtcaggttcGTTATGTAGCGGAAGACTGGCTACATGTTAATCTGCTCCTCAAATACACATTGCACACAAAATTTAGCAACAAAGTCCTAAGAGCAAGTGTCCCAAGTACCTCCCAAGTGGCACGTGCTACAGCAGACTGTTTACAGGTGTTGTCATACTTTATGTTCCAGGTGGCCTGGGTTGGGGGGAGAactatcccattttacagatgaagccaGTGAAGCTCAGAGCCCTGTAGCACCTCAAGCTCAAAACCTggtgcaggggggcggggagcaaGGGTTTGCCAGGACGCTGGAGGACTGACATGGGCATTTTACTCCACATTTGTGGCAGCCCATAAATGACCCAATGCTTATCAAAATAACCTGCGGAGGGACCTGAAAACTCTCCCAGTGTTCCCACTGCAAGCAGCCCAAAGGGCCCAAATTCTCCCTGCCCCATACTTACAAGATCTCTGGGCAGGGGAGATAATAGGGGACATAGGAGAAGGGCAGCCAGGTCTCCATATACATCCTGGAGAGGAAAAACACTTGCTGATTGTCACGAGGCTGAAAACCCACTTGGTGCACGTTAATGGGCTCAAAGGCCCCCAGTGGGGTGCATTTGGGGATCCCCCGCCACTCTGGGTCTGGCTGACCTCAGAGGTCAAAGCCCTCTGGGTCTTCTGCAGTGTGGCCACTATTCACCCAGTCATTCATTCCCGGGACAGGAATGTTCTTGGTGCCAGGCCCTACACATGGGGGAGTAGGGTGTGGTGGTGGGAGGACTACACAGAAGGAACACGTGGGGTGAATTTTGGTGTGTGAACAGGTGGTCTTCATTAATGGGGCTAGAAGGATGGTCCAGGCAGAGGAATGAGCAAGTGCACAGGCCAGGAGGCCAGTACAAAGCAAAATCCAGAAACCAGAACTAGTTTGGTCTTtctggggctggggttgggggacaGGTGTGccaagggaggagggtgggaccTAGGAATCTGTAAAGGGGCCAAGGTTTGGGGGTTGAGATGCCAAGAAAGGGAGGAGTCTGGGGTGAAGGGAGGGCCCCACAGGGGCATGCTCACCACAGGGACCAGAGGGCAATGCCCGACAGCAGGCTGAATCCGAGGCCCAGGGCCAGTCTGCGGCAGCGCATTGCTGGGTGAAGCCTCTGAACCCGGGCACCTGGGGAGCCTGACCGGCTTGGTGAGTCGCCCCCCTCTCCCAGGGCTGTCAGGCTCTGAGCCGGGGGCTCCGGGGTGGAGGAACACCTGCAAAGGAATGCTCCCCATCCttgctgccctgccctcccctggggAGCCCCAGCGGAGACCCCTCCAGTCGGTGGACATGGGGACAGAGGCTCAGGGCTCAGCCAAGCCTACGGCTGTGCCTCGGGAGGGGCCGCCCGCCCGCTAGTCCCGGCTCTCGGGtctccctccccggccccgcccgccctcGGCGGGGAGCAGAGCGTGGCCCGGCCAGCAGGCCAGGCCAGCCTGGGGACTCGGGCAGCAGCGCAGGGCGGGGCTTGGGGAAGGATTCCCGGGGCGAAGAGGGGGACCCCGGAAATGGAGCCCGAGTGGGCCCCGCGGGGACCggccggccggggcgggggctgcgccGAGAGGGGCGGCCGTGATGCCCCCGCGGCGGGCTGCGGGCGGGCCTAGGTGGCAGGGACCCTTGCTCCGGGCGCCGGGCCTGGGCTCTCGGGGGACGGCGGGAACGCGCTGCAGCGCTCACTCGCTCGggaaccttgggcaagtcactgtccccccccaccccccagctcccgTGCCCCTCGGCCAGGGGGCGCCGCAGCCGCTGTCCGGGCCGGGACCCGCAGGCGACTTCCGCCCGCCGCTGCGGGCCGGGGCTCAGGGCGCTTGCGGGCGCcgcggcgcggggccggggagcgCGACTCACCCTGCGGCCGGACGGGCTCCAGGACCGAGGGAGGGGCGCACCTCCACACGCAGGCCAGGGCGCGGCTCGCCGGCGCCGCGCGATCCCCGGTGGCCACGCCGCGCCCACAGCCGCGCCCCGGGCTGACCCGAGGGTGGGGCGGGCCgcggggttgggggcggggcctgcgggggcgggggcggggccggcggggcggggccggcgggcgggggcggggccggcggggcagggaggtgcccgccgcgccccgccccggtCCCGGGGAGCAGATGGGCCctgggctcctccctctgctggggTCCTGCGGCCTCTCCAGCCCGGGGCCAAGGCCCGCAGAGAGAAGAGCCCATCCGGGAGCTCAGGGTGAGCGTGAGGGCTGGAGAAATCAGAAAAACTTTCATGTTTTTAGAAGAACGGAACAATCGCAGGAAGGAAAACCCAGCTGTACGTTCCGCTTCCTTTGCGGTTTAGGCTTTCCCCTTGCTCCCGGCCTCCGGGCTGGCGGGCTGGCCTAGGGCACAGCCATGCGGTTTGGTCTTGGAATCTCCCTGAGTCTGCCCTgttcccgccccgccccgccccgccccgccccgcgggaACTGCCGTACTTTCCTCCTAGGGCTTGTTGGGTAGCATTTAGCACCGACCCTCgtcccccggggcgggggcggccctcTGACAGCTCACTGAgggcccggggcctgggggcAGAGGCCTTTGCTTGGGCACCGTTGAGGGACATACACAGGGACGAAGAGCGAGGCGCCCAGACAGTGAATGAGGGCGCGGTAAGGAGGACGCTGAGTGGATACAGCGAACCAcatga
This genomic window contains:
- the GBGT1 gene encoding globoside alpha-1,3-N-acetylgalactosaminyltransferase 1 isoform X4, yielding MRCRRLALGLGFSLLSGIALWSLCNMKLQYKGEKPFQPVTRPTELLTLTPWLAPIVSEGTFNPELLQHIYQPLNLTIGLTVFAVGKYTRFVQHFLESAEQFFMQGYQVYYYIFTNDPAAIPRVPLGPGRLLSIIPIQRHSRWEEISTRRMETISRHIAQRAHREVDYLFCVDVDMVFRNPWGPETLGDLVAAIHPGYYAVPRQQFPYERRHISTAFVAENEGDFYYGGAVFGGRVAKVYEFTTGCHMAILADKANGIMAAWQEESHLNRRFISHKPSKVLSPEYLWDDRKPQPPSLKLIRFSTLDKATSWLRS
- the GBGT1 gene encoding globoside alpha-1,3-N-acetylgalactosaminyltransferase 1 isoform X3, whose product is MRCRRLALGLGFSLLSGIALWSLCNMKLQYKGEKPFQPVTRSPHPQPKLLEQRPTELLTLTPWLAPIVSEGTFNPELLQHIYQPLNLTIGLTVFAVGKYTRFVQHFLESAEQFFMQGYQVYYYIFTNDPAAIPRVPLGPGRLLSIIPIQRHSRWEEISTRRMETISRHIAQRAHREVDYLFCVDVDMVFRNPWGPETLGDLVAAIHPGYYAVPRQQFPYERRHISTAFVAENEGDFYYGGAVFGGRVAKVYEFTTGCHMAILADKANGIMAAWQEESHLNRRFISHKPSKVLSPEYLWDDRKPQPPSLKLIRFSTLDKATSWLRS
- the GBGT1 gene encoding globoside alpha-1,3-N-acetylgalactosaminyltransferase 1 isoform X1, translating into MRCRRLALGLGFSLLSGIALWSLWMYMETWLPFSYVPYYLPCPEIFNMKLQYKGEKPFQPVTRSPHPQPKLLEQRPTELLTLTPWLAPIVSEGTFNPELLQHIYQPLNLTIGLTVFAVGKYTRFVQHFLESAEQFFMQGYQVYYYIFTNDPAAIPRVPLGPGRLLSIIPIQRHSRWEEISTRRMETISRHIAQRAHREVDYLFCVDVDMVFRNPWGPETLGDLVAAIHPGYYAVPRQQFPYERRHISTAFVAENEGDFYYGGAVFGGRVAKVYEFTTGCHMAILADKANGIMAAWQEESHLNRRFISHKPSKVLSPEYLWDDRKPQPPSLKLIRFSTLDKATSWLRS
- the GBGT1 gene encoding globoside alpha-1,3-N-acetylgalactosaminyltransferase 1 isoform X5; amino-acid sequence: MKLQYKGEKPFQPVTRSPHPQPKLLEQRPTELLTLTPWLAPIVSEGTFNPELLQHIYQPLNLTIGLTVFAVGKYTRFVQHFLESAEQFFMQGYQVYYYIFTNDPAAIPRVPLGPGRLLSIIPIQRHSRWEEISTRRMETISRHIAQRAHREVDYLFCVDVDMVFRNPWGPETLGDLVAAIHPGYYAVPRQQFPYERRHISTAFVAENEGDFYYGGAVFGGRVAKVYEFTTGCHMAILADKANGIMAAWQEESHLNRRFISHKPSKVLSPEYLWDDRKPQPPSLKLIRFSTLDKATSWLRS
- the GBGT1 gene encoding globoside alpha-1,3-N-acetylgalactosaminyltransferase 1 isoform X6 — encoded protein: MKLQYKGEKPFQPVTRPTELLTLTPWLAPIVSEGTFNPELLQHIYQPLNLTIGLTVFAVGKYTRFVQHFLESAEQFFMQGYQVYYYIFTNDPAAIPRVPLGPGRLLSIIPIQRHSRWEEISTRRMETISRHIAQRAHREVDYLFCVDVDMVFRNPWGPETLGDLVAAIHPGYYAVPRQQFPYERRHISTAFVAENEGDFYYGGAVFGGRVAKVYEFTTGCHMAILADKANGIMAAWQEESHLNRRFISHKPSKVLSPEYLWDDRKPQPPSLKLIRFSTLDKATSWLRS
- the GBGT1 gene encoding globoside alpha-1,3-N-acetylgalactosaminyltransferase 1 isoform X2, translating into MRCRRLALGLGFSLLSGIALWSLWMYMETWLPFSYVPYYLPCPEIFNMKLQYKGEKPFQPVTRPTELLTLTPWLAPIVSEGTFNPELLQHIYQPLNLTIGLTVFAVGKYTRFVQHFLESAEQFFMQGYQVYYYIFTNDPAAIPRVPLGPGRLLSIIPIQRHSRWEEISTRRMETISRHIAQRAHREVDYLFCVDVDMVFRNPWGPETLGDLVAAIHPGYYAVPRQQFPYERRHISTAFVAENEGDFYYGGAVFGGRVAKVYEFTTGCHMAILADKANGIMAAWQEESHLNRRFISHKPSKVLSPEYLWDDRKPQPPSLKLIRFSTLDKATSWLRS